The Cellulomonas sp. S1-8 genomic sequence GCGAGGTGCCCGGCGAGGTCGCGAACGTCAAGGTCGACGACGAGGGCGCGGCGGAGCGGGTGGGGCGCTACCTGATGGAGCTGGGGCACCGGCACGTCGGCTCGGTGACGGGTCCGGCGTCCCTGCACCGCACCCGCACGCGGGTCGCGGGCCTCGAGCGGGCACTCGACGCGGGGGGCGCGACGCTCGCGCACGAGCCCACCGGCGGGTCGCCGGAGGAGGCCGCGGCGGCGTGCCGACGCCTGCTGACTGGCGACCGGCCACCGACGGCCGTGGTGTTCGACACCGACCACATGGCGGTGGCGGCGCTCGACGTGGCGCGTCGCACCGGGCTGGCGGTGCCGTGGGACGTGTCGATCGTGGCGCTGTCGGACTCGCCGCTGTGCCGGCTCGCGACGCCGTCGATCACGTCGCTGCCCTCGGTGCAGCTCGAGCTCGGCACGGCGGTCGGCGAGGCCGTGCTGTCCGTGCTGGACTCCCAGCCGACACCCCTGCGCCACATCGAGGTGGGCGGTCTGGCGGTGCGAGGAAGCACCGGGCCGCGTTCGCGCTGACGGACGGGGCAAGCGCTTCGGTTCCTGCGGCAGGCCTGGCTGTCCGCAGGGCCGCGGCGCGCCCTCGCAGAGCCCTGACCAGCACAGACACGGGCGTGGGTGGCCTGAACGTCAGGTAACGATTTGGTAACGCGAGGACGCCTAAACGATTCGCGATCGTCCGCTGGGCCCGGCCGCGTGATGGATTCCGCAGCAGTCGCCGAGGACTCCGTCCACGGCGACTCGTATCCGTCGCCGCCGAGGGCCGGGTACGAACCCCGACCGACCCCCCGGAGGACACCCGTGTCCCTACACGGCAATCGAACGGCCGGACGGCGCTGGCGCGCCGTCGCGACCGCCGCGACGGCAACGGCGCTCGTCGCAGTGCCGCTGACGCTCTCGAGCACGGCCGCGACCGCGGCCGAGGCTCACGTCGGCAACCCCTACGCAGGCGCCAAGCAGTACGTGAACCCCACGTGGGCAGCGACTGTTGAGAGCGCTGCCACACGTGCCGGCAACGCGACGCTGGCAGCCCAGATGCGCACGGTGGCGAAGCAGCCGACCGCGGTGTGGATGGACCGCATCAGCGCGATCGCGGGCAACGCCGACGGCAACGGCCTGAAGTTCCACCTCGACGAGGCGCTCAAGCAGAAGACCGGCAGCACGCCGCTCGTCTTCAACCTCGTCATCTACAACCTGCCCGGCCGCGACTGCTTCGCGCTCGCGTCGAACGGTGAGCTCCCTGCCACCGCCGCCGGCCTGACGCGGTACAAGACCGAGTACATCGACCCCATCGTCGACCTGCTCTCGGACCCCAAGTACGGGGACATCCGGATCGCGGCGACGATCGAGCCCGACTCGCTGCCGAACCTCATCACCAACATCTCCGAGGCGACCTGCCAGGCGTCGGCGCCGTACTACCGCGAGGGCGTCAAGTACGCGCTCGACGAGCTCAAGACGATGTCGAACGTCTACACGTACATCGACGCGGCCCACTCCGGCTGGCTCGGCTGGGACACCAACGCGGCCCCGGCCGCAGCGCTCTTCGCCGAGGTCGCCGAGAGCACGCGGCTCGGCTACGCGTCCGTCGACGGGTTCGTGACCAACACCGCGAACTCGACGCCGCTCGCCGAGCCGTTCCTGCCCAACCCCGACCTGCAGGTCGGCGGTGCGCCGGTCCGTTCGTCGTCGTACTACGAGTGGAACCCCGACTTCGGTGAGCTCGCGTGGACGGCGCACCTGCACCGTCTCCTCGTCGCCGAGGGCTTCCCGTCCAGCACGGGCATGCTCATCGACACGTCCCGCAACGGCTGGGGCGGCCCCAACCGTCCGACCGCGGCCTCGACGAGCACGACGCTCAACACCTACGTCGACCAGTCCCGCATCGACAAGCGCACCCACCGCGGCGCCTGGTGCAACCCGCTCGGCGCCGGCATCGGTGAGCTGCCGAAGGCCACTCCCGCGGCGGCCTCCTACCTCGACGCGTACGTCTGGATCAAGCCCCCGGGCGAGTCCGACGGTGCGTCGAAGGAGATCCCGAACGACCAGGGCAAGAGCTTCGACCGCATGTGCGACCCGACCTTCGTGTCGCCCAAGCTCGCCAACACGCTGACCGGCGCCACGCCGGACGCGCCGCTGGCCGGCCAGTGGTTCGAGGCCCAGTTCCGGACGCTCGTCGCCAACGCGTACCCGGTGATCGTGGCCGACAACGGCCCGACCCCGACCCCCACGCCGACGCCGACGGTCACCCCGACGCCGACGCCGACCCCCACCCCGACGCCGACGGTCACGCCGACCCCGACGCCGACCCCGACGCCGACGGTCACCCCCACCCCGACCCCGACGCCGACCCCGACGGTCACGCCGACGCCCACGCCGACGCCCACCCCGACCGTCACGCCCACCCCGACGCCCACGTCGAACCCCGGCGCCACCTGCTCCGTGCGCTACTCGGCGAGCAGCTGGAACACCGGCTTCACCGCGTCGGTGCGGGTCACCAACACCGGTTCGTCCTCCCTGAACGGCTGGACGCTGGGCTTCTCGTTCGCGAACGGCCAGCGGGTCACGCAGGGCTGGAGCGCCAACTGGACGCAGTCCGGCACCGCGGTGACGGCAGCGAACGCGGCCTGGAACGGGTCGCTGTCCGCCGGTGGTTCGGTGGACATCGGCTTCAACGGCTCGCACAGCGGCACCAACACCGCGCCGAGCTCCTTCACCCTGAACGGCGCCACCTGCACGGTGGGCTGATCACCCCGGGCGTCTGAACGCCTGACATGACGAAGGGCCCTCCCGGACCAGTCCGGGAGGGCCCTTCGCAGCGGGTGGCACCGACGTCCGACCCCCCTCTCGACCTTCCCTGACCTCAGGAGAACCGTGTCCAGCTCCCGTGTGCGTCGCCTGCGCACCGCGCTCGGCGGCGCCCTCGCCGCCGGCGTCATCGCCGTCCCCCTCGCGCTGTCCGCCGTCCCGGCGCACGCCGCACCGACCCCCGACTGGCTGCACGTCGAGGGCAACACGATCGTCGACTCCGCCGGCAAGGAGGTGTGGCTCACCGGCGTCAACTGGTTCGGCTTCAACGCCGACGAGCGCATCTTCCACGGCCTGTGGTCGGCCGACATGCGCACCCTGACCAAGGGCATCGCGGACCGCGGCATGAACGTGGTGCGCGTGCCGATCTCGACCGAGCTGCTGCTGGAGTGGAAGGCCGGCACGTTCACCAAGCCCAACGTCAACGAGTTCGCCAACCCCGAGCTCGCCGGGCTGAACAGCCTCCAGGTCTTCGAGAAGTGGCTCGAGATGTGCGAGGAGTACGGGCTGAAGGTCTTCCTCGACGTGCACAGCGCCGAGGCGGACAACTCCGGCCACGTGCACCCCGTCTGGTGGAAGGGCTCGATCACCACCGAGGACGTGTACGAGGGCTGGGAGTGGGCCGCGGCCCGCTGGAAGACCAACGACACGATGATCGGCGCGGACATCAAGAACGAGCCGCACGGGACGCAGGGCTCCACCGAGCGCGCCAAGTGGGACGGCTCGACGGACAAGGACAACTTCAAGCACTTCGCCGAGACGGCGTCGCGCAAGATCCTGGCGATCAACCCGAACTGGCTGGTCTTCGTCGAGGGCATCGAGATCTACCCGAAGCCGGGGGTCTCGTGGACGTCGACGGGCCTGACCGACTACCACCCCATGTGGTGGGGCGGCAACCTGCGCGGGGTGCGCGACTTCCCGATCGACCTCGGCGCGAACCAGGACCAGCTCGTGTACTCCCCGCACGAC encodes the following:
- a CDS encoding glycoside hydrolase family 6 protein, whose protein sequence is MSLHGNRTAGRRWRAVATAATATALVAVPLTLSSTAATAAEAHVGNPYAGAKQYVNPTWAATVESAATRAGNATLAAQMRTVAKQPTAVWMDRISAIAGNADGNGLKFHLDEALKQKTGSTPLVFNLVIYNLPGRDCFALASNGELPATAAGLTRYKTEYIDPIVDLLSDPKYGDIRIAATIEPDSLPNLITNISEATCQASAPYYREGVKYALDELKTMSNVYTYIDAAHSGWLGWDTNAAPAAALFAEVAESTRLGYASVDGFVTNTANSTPLAEPFLPNPDLQVGGAPVRSSSYYEWNPDFGELAWTAHLHRLLVAEGFPSSTGMLIDTSRNGWGGPNRPTAASTSTTLNTYVDQSRIDKRTHRGAWCNPLGAGIGELPKATPAAASYLDAYVWIKPPGESDGASKEIPNDQGKSFDRMCDPTFVSPKLANTLTGATPDAPLAGQWFEAQFRTLVANAYPVIVADNGPTPTPTPTPTVTPTPTPTPTPTPTVTPTPTPTPTPTVTPTPTPTPTPTVTPTPTPTPTPTVTPTPTPTSNPGATCSVRYSASSWNTGFTASVRVTNTGSSSLNGWTLGFSFANGQRVTQGWSANWTQSGTAVTAANAAWNGSLSAGGSVDIGFNGSHSGTNTAPSSFTLNGATCTVG
- a CDS encoding cellulase family glycosylhydrolase; translated protein: MSSSRVRRLRTALGGALAAGVIAVPLALSAVPAHAAPTPDWLHVEGNTIVDSAGKEVWLTGVNWFGFNADERIFHGLWSADMRTLTKGIADRGMNVVRVPISTELLLEWKAGTFTKPNVNEFANPELAGLNSLQVFEKWLEMCEEYGLKVFLDVHSAEADNSGHVHPVWWKGSITTEDVYEGWEWAAARWKTNDTMIGADIKNEPHGTQGSTERAKWDGSTDKDNFKHFAETASRKILAINPNWLVFVEGIEIYPKPGVSWTSTGLTDYHPMWWGGNLRGVRDFPIDLGANQDQLVYSPHDYGPLVHLQPWFEGDFSRASLERDVWDPNWLYLHKENTAPLLIGEWGGFMDGGKNEKWMVALRDLIADRRLSHTFWVLNPNSGDTGGLLGYDWATWDEEKYALLKPALWQDGGKFVSLDHDVPLGGVGSATGKSLSQVNGTGPTTSPTPTPTPTPTPTPTVSPTPTVSPTPTVSPTPTVSPTPTASPTPSVSPTSPAGACTVTASTSSWSSGLTGSVRLTNTGSALSGWTLTFTLPAGVSLTQGWGGTWTQSGSTVSVTNAPWNGALATGGTAEIGFNASHGGTAGTLTGFALGGASCTTR
- a CDS encoding LacI family DNA-binding transcriptional regulator, which encodes MVTPAHDTGKEAVSPTTGAQPVLGGPGARRPTITDVAKAAGVSIAVVSYALNGRPGVSAATRERVLRVADEFGWRPSAAARSMRSGPRAVGLVVDRGLTGAVGYGAHVLEFVVALQDVLATRRLALVLQVVDDLAAAVTLYGEWWAERRFDVMVVTDVRTEDPRLDALRRLRIPAVVVGAGEVPGEVANVKVDDEGAAERVGRYLMELGHRHVGSVTGPASLHRTRTRVAGLERALDAGGATLAHEPTGGSPEEAAAACRRLLTGDRPPTAVVFDTDHMAVAALDVARRTGLAVPWDVSIVALSDSPLCRLATPSITSLPSVQLELGTAVGEAVLSVLDSQPTPLRHIEVGGLAVRGSTGPRSR